Genomic segment of bacterium:
CCGGCCGCGGCTGGGACTCCAGGATGGCCGCCCTGACCTTGCGCGAGGTGCCCACCGGCACGGTGCTCTTGGTGACCACCACGCTGGGGCGCGTCATCAGGCTGCCGACCTCGCGCGCCACGTTCAGCACGTAGGTCAGGTCGGCCTCGCCGCCGTCGGACATGGGCGTCTGCACGGCGATGAAGATCACGTCGGTCGCGCCCATCGCCTCGGCCAGCGAGGTGGTGAAGAAGAGGCGGCCCCCGGCGACGTTCTTCGCGACGAGGCGGTCGAGCCCCGGCTCGTAGATCGGCATGACGCCGCGGTGCAGGTCGGCGATGCGCTCGGCGTTGATGTCGACGCACCAGACCTCGTGCCCGAAGTCGGCCAGGCAGGCCCCCGACACGAGGCCCACGTATCCCGTCCCGATCATGCAGATGCGGCTCATGGCTTTTCCCTCGTCCTTTGCGGCGATCGCGCCGCGGTGTTCCGGTTCTTGTTGCGTCGTCCGGCGCGGCCGCCGGGGTTCAAGCGTTGGCCAGGCGCAGCCATTCCTTGTAGATGCACCGGTCCGCGACGACCGTCAGCCCGGCGGCGACCGCCTTGCGCGACGCCTCGGGGTGGACCACGCCCTCCTGCAGCCAGACGGCGCGCGCCCCCGCGGCGATGGCGGCGTCCACGATGGCGGGGACGGCCTCGCTGCGGCGGAACACGTCGACCACGTCGATCGGCCCCGGCACGTCGGCCAGGGTCGGGTAGACGGGCGCGCCCAGCACCTCCCGCAGCTGCGGGTTGACGCCCGCGACCTCGATCCCCCTGCCGAGCAGGAAGCGGGTGATGCCGTGGCTGGCCCGTTCCGGGTTCTCGGAGATGCCGACCACGGCCACCCGGCGCATGCCGAGCAGGAGCTCCCGGACGGCGTCGTCGCCGGGAGTCGGGTCGTCGTCGTCGATGCGGTTGTGGTCCATGCGGCTCCTCATGGCGGTCCGGGACCCGCCGTCGGCGCCCGGCTCCCTCACAGAAAACCGGGACACGGTCCCGGCGCTCCTCCGACTGGGTCGCGGATCCCGCAGAATGTACCGAGGACCGGCCCCGGTGTCCACCCCGGGGTGGCGGACGCGGCGGCGGATTTTCGGTTCCCCGGCCCGTCCGCGGTTGCTATCTTGGCGGCGGCGTTGCGAATCCCGACCCGTGAGGACGGCCATGGACCCCGTGCTGACAACCGTGCTGCTGCTGGCGGCGCTGGCGATGTTCGCGAACACCGTCGCGGACCGCTACTGGCTGCTGCGGGCCGCGGCGCCCGACGACCGGCGCGACCGCGTCGGCGAGCGGCTGCGGCGCTTGTTCGCCATCGGCTTCGGCCAGAGGCGGCTGCTCTACGAGCGGGGCGCGGGCTGGATGCACGTCGGCATCTTCTCGGGTTTCCTGGTGGTGTCCCTGCGCACGATCACGCT
This window contains:
- a CDS encoding CoA-binding protein yields the protein MDHNRIDDDDPTPGDDAVRELLLGMRRVAVVGISENPERASHGITRFLLGRGIEVAGVNPQLREVLGAPVYPTLADVPGPIDVVDVFRRSEAVPAIVDAAIAAGARAVWLQEGVVHPEASRKAVAAGLTVVADRCIYKEWLRLANA